Proteins encoded by one window of Flavobacterium sp. N502540:
- a CDS encoding tetratricopeptide repeat protein translates to MRKLPWFFLLPIILFSTIVSAQKSAIYTYDLKDFDKALALYNDKQYASAQLIFEYVKNNATTEEVQSDCAYYIANCAIRTNKVNADALMEKFVHDYPTSTKQNQAYIEVAQYFFEQGNYPKALQWFDKVDESYMSKSDSDKFNFQKGYSYFSAKKKKEATTYFNKVVNSADFGSQAKYYLGFMAYEGDDYKEATKYFDEVSGEEKYKEKLSYYQADMNFKLGSFQKAIDLGQKAMSKSNDLEKSELNKIIGESYFNLKQYGKAIPFLEQYAGKKGKWNNTDFYQLGYAYYEQKEYEKAISQFNKIIEGKDFVAQNAYYHLGLAYLNTGKKQEALNAFKNASEMDFNAQIQEDAALNYAKLSYEIGNAYQTVPGILLDFLKKYPNNSSRSEVEKLLVDSYISSKNYKEALLLLEKNRSAENKAAYQKVLFYRGLELYNESNYPEAGKMFKNAVSEQKTPEFTARATFWKAETEYMTDDFQNALLSYKQFAGLAAAKTTNEYKNINYNIGYAYFKQKEYDQAGNSFQAQIDNSKEDKVRLNDSYLRLGDCRFVSSKYSAANEAYSKAIEAKGVDADYAQFQKAISYGFMSKNDKKADELSNFLQMYKKSSYRDDALYELGNTYVTEKKNDQALKTYDQLISEFKNGSFTSKAILKQGLIYYNSDRDDQALVKFKKVAAEFPKTPEALEAVSTARLIYVDSGKVDEYATWVRTLDFVAVTDAELDNDTYDAAFKQYSQNNSKQAITGFTGYVSKFPKGMHALEANFYLAQLYFAEGSETKSVTNYQYVIDQPRSEFTEQSLSRLAQIFLKAKDCDQSIPVLVRLENEADFPQNKNFAQANLMKCYYDKKDYDNSVVYADKVLQNAKADANVKADAQIIVARAAMQTGNEDKAKTAYAKLSATSKGELAAEALYYDAYFKTKEGKFDASNVSVQKLAKNYSAYKYYGAKSLVLMAKNFYGLKDSYQATYILDNVINNFTDYPDVVEEAKKELSAIKLEESKTNSSITK, encoded by the coding sequence ATGCGTAAACTTCCCTGGTTCTTTTTACTCCCAATTATCCTTTTCTCAACCATAGTTTCGGCACAAAAATCAGCTATTTATACTTACGACTTAAAGGATTTTGACAAAGCACTGGCTTTGTACAATGACAAACAATATGCTTCGGCTCAACTTATTTTCGAGTATGTAAAAAATAATGCAACAACTGAGGAAGTTCAATCCGATTGTGCTTATTATATCGCCAATTGCGCTATTCGAACGAATAAAGTAAATGCCGATGCGCTGATGGAGAAATTTGTACACGATTATCCGACAAGTACAAAACAAAATCAGGCGTATATTGAAGTGGCTCAGTATTTTTTTGAGCAGGGAAATTACCCGAAAGCGTTGCAATGGTTTGATAAAGTAGATGAAAGTTACATGAGCAAATCAGACTCGGATAAATTTAATTTTCAGAAAGGATACAGTTATTTCAGTGCTAAAAAGAAAAAGGAAGCGACTACTTATTTTAACAAAGTGGTAAATTCTGCTGATTTTGGTTCTCAGGCCAAATATTACTTGGGATTTATGGCGTATGAAGGAGATGATTATAAAGAAGCAACGAAATATTTTGATGAAGTTTCAGGCGAAGAAAAGTACAAAGAAAAGCTTTCGTATTATCAGGCCGACATGAATTTTAAGTTGGGGAGTTTCCAAAAAGCAATCGATTTGGGGCAAAAAGCCATGAGTAAATCGAATGATTTGGAAAAGTCAGAACTGAACAAAATTATTGGAGAAAGTTATTTCAATTTAAAGCAATATGGTAAAGCGATTCCGTTTTTAGAGCAATATGCCGGTAAAAAAGGGAAGTGGAATAATACCGATTTCTATCAATTGGGATATGCGTATTACGAACAAAAAGAGTATGAAAAAGCAATTTCCCAATTCAATAAAATTATTGAAGGAAAAGATTTTGTCGCTCAAAATGCCTATTATCATTTAGGTTTAGCATATTTAAATACAGGTAAAAAGCAGGAAGCTTTAAATGCGTTTAAAAATGCTTCTGAAATGGATTTCAATGCGCAAATTCAGGAAGACGCAGCGTTAAATTATGCAAAACTGAGTTATGAAATTGGGAATGCCTATCAAACGGTACCAGGAATTTTGCTTGATTTTTTAAAGAAATATCCAAATAATTCAAGCAGATCTGAGGTAGAAAAATTATTGGTTGATTCTTATATTTCTTCTAAAAACTACAAAGAAGCACTTTTGTTATTAGAAAAAAACAGGTCGGCAGAGAATAAAGCGGCTTATCAAAAAGTGCTTTTCTACAGAGGTTTAGAATTGTACAATGAATCTAATTATCCCGAAGCAGGGAAAATGTTTAAAAACGCTGTCAGCGAACAAAAGACTCCTGAATTTACGGCTCGTGCGACTTTTTGGAAAGCCGAGACGGAATATATGACCGATGATTTTCAGAATGCTTTACTAAGCTACAAGCAGTTTGCAGGGTTGGCTGCAGCGAAAACTACTAATGAGTATAAAAACATCAATTATAATATTGGCTATGCTTATTTTAAACAAAAAGAATACGATCAGGCAGGGAATTCTTTTCAGGCACAAATTGACAATTCGAAGGAAGACAAAGTACGTTTGAACGATTCGTATTTGCGTTTGGGCGATTGCCGATTTGTGAGTTCGAAGTACAGTGCGGCAAATGAAGCGTACTCCAAAGCCATTGAAGCAAAAGGTGTTGACGCCGATTATGCACAGTTTCAAAAAGCAATTTCTTACGGATTTATGTCTAAAAATGATAAGAAAGCCGATGAATTGAGTAATTTCCTTCAGATGTATAAAAAGTCGTCTTATCGGGATGATGCTTTATACGAATTAGGGAATACTTATGTAACAGAGAAAAAGAACGATCAGGCACTTAAAACCTACGATCAGCTAATTTCAGAATTTAAAAACGGTTCTTTTACTTCGAAAGCCATTTTAAAGCAAGGATTGATTTATTACAATTCAGATCGTGATGATCAGGCTTTGGTGAAGTTTAAAAAAGTAGCAGCAGAGTTTCCTAAAACTCCCGAAGCTTTAGAAGCCGTTTCGACTGCCAGATTGATTTATGTCGACTCAGGAAAGGTGGATGAATATGCAACCTGGGTACGTACTTTAGATTTTGTTGCGGTTACTGATGCCGAATTGGATAATGATACTTATGATGCGGCTTTCAAACAATATAGTCAGAACAACAGTAAGCAAGCCATAACTGGTTTTACAGGTTATGTGAGTAAATTTCCGAAAGGAATGCATGCGCTGGAAGCTAACTTTTATTTAGCACAATTGTATTTTGCCGAAGGATCGGAAACAAAATCAGTGACAAATTATCAATATGTAATTGATCAGCCAAGAAGTGAATTTACAGAGCAATCGTTGAGCAGACTTGCTCAGATTTTCCTGAAAGCAAAAGATTGTGATCAATCGATCCCGGTTTTAGTACGTTTAGAAAACGAAGCTGATTTTCCTCAGAATAAAAACTTTGCACAGGCCAACCTGATGAAATGTTACTATGACAAAAAAGATTACGACAATTCTGTAGTGTATGCTGATAAAGTATTGCAAAACGCAAAAGCCGATGCAAATGTAAAGGCCGATGCACAAATTATCGTGGCGCGTGCGGCAATGCAAACTGGAAACGAAGACAAAGCCAAAACGGCCTATGCTAAATTATCGGCAACTTCGAAAGGAGAATTAGCAGCGGAAGCATTGTACTATGATGCTTATTTTAAAACTAAAGAAGGAAAATTTGATGCTTCAAATGTTTCAGTACAAAAGCTGGCTAAAAACTATTCGGCTTACAAATATTACGGAGCGAAAAGTTTGGTGCTGATGGCAAAGAATTTTTACGGATTAAAAGACAGTTATCAGGCAACTTATATTTTAGACAACGTCATTAACAATTTTACCGATTATCCGGATGTTGTTGAAGAAGCTAAGAAAGAGTTAAGTGCTATAAAACTAGAAGAGTCGAAAACGAATTCGTCGATCACGAAGTAA
- a CDS encoding PhzF family phenazine biosynthesis protein, producing MSLPFYIVDVFADKKYTGNQLAVFTEAGNLSTEEMQQIACEINFAESTFITKLDKEKNKAEIRIFTPAHEMQFAGHPIIGTSWVLINKIFDNSPENITLEVPIGPIPIHQSEDLIWLKAAQPKFWDIYAKEDFTLFSNLKKEDFENQFPIQEVTTGSAFVMVGLSNKRALENLVLDKDKADEWMKNNCKTAHRALYFYYLEDSKLFSRMLCIEHNQLVEDAATGSASTCLQAFLLKYHLPQFEMINYQGDYINRPSQIYFKGKLTENQFDIKIGGKAQFVAKGEWEV from the coding sequence ATGAGTTTACCATTTTATATAGTTGATGTTTTTGCCGATAAAAAATATACCGGAAATCAGTTAGCTGTTTTTACGGAAGCGGGGAATCTAAGTACTGAAGAAATGCAGCAGATAGCATGCGAGATTAATTTTGCAGAAAGCACCTTTATAACAAAGCTTGACAAAGAAAAAAATAAAGCAGAGATCAGAATATTTACCCCTGCTCATGAAATGCAATTTGCGGGACATCCTATAATTGGAACTTCATGGGTTTTAATCAACAAAATATTTGATAATTCCCCTGAGAATATCACATTAGAAGTTCCTATTGGACCAATTCCGATTCATCAGTCTGAAGATTTAATTTGGTTAAAAGCAGCACAGCCTAAGTTTTGGGATATTTATGCAAAGGAAGACTTCACCTTATTCAGCAATCTGAAAAAAGAAGATTTCGAGAATCAATTCCCAATTCAGGAAGTAACGACCGGAAGTGCTTTTGTGATGGTTGGACTGAGCAATAAAAGAGCATTGGAAAATTTGGTTTTAGATAAAGATAAAGCAGATGAATGGATGAAAAACAATTGCAAAACAGCTCACAGAGCCTTGTATTTTTATTATCTGGAAGACTCAAAATTGTTTAGCAGAATGTTGTGTATCGAACACAATCAATTGGTTGAAGATGCAGCAACCGGAAGCGCAAGTACTTGTTTACAGGCTTTTCTTTTAAAATATCATTTACCGCAATTTGAAATGATCAATTATCAGGGAGATTATATCAATCGTCCGTCTCAAATTTATTTTAAAGGGAAATTGACCGAAAATCAATTTGATATCAAAATAGGAGGGAAAGCTCAGTTTGTTGCAAAAGGAGAGTGGGAAGTTTAA
- a CDS encoding TonB-dependent receptor, whose amino-acid sequence MKINCQNKIIILLVVFVVQLSFSQKKNETIGTETVNVVKPYSPTISDAFKVKETPSLDDSGNQPKETIKYSILSVPVASTFTPSKGKAEGVEKSKKEKLFNNYATLGVGNYGTLNAELFVNQDLGNNDYVAGMFRHHSSQGGIKGVELNDEFYDTALNVGYGVNNRDMSWNVDLGYQNQLYNWYGLPADFGSTLAGQMRDDLIRGINPNHSYNTISLGGNVAFTEGVFSKISTKFTHFSDSFSSSENRFYVKPSFKVDIMDQAINTNIIVDHVSGSFEHNYAYDNTKPLKYSLTNFGIEPSFVMLENDWTLELGAGLFYGLDSENSGNKFYIYPKVNASYKLVGDLMIFYTGVNGGLNQNSYADFVTENPFLSPTLLVKPTNNQYTVFAGLKGKLANNVSYNLTGSYLNEKDKALYRSNDYTEDFSNQNYGFGNSFGVIYDDIRTFRFYGELKADFSQNVSFGINGTFNSYKYDGIEAWNLPSMKLSSNLDVNITKQWYAGLNVFFVGERKDMQSNVNLGTDPVITTLKSYFDANAHLGYKYNERLTCFLKLNNIGNQAYEKWLNYPVQGFQVVVGANYKFDF is encoded by the coding sequence ATGAAAATTAATTGCCAGAATAAAATCATCATTTTACTAGTAGTGTTTGTTGTCCAGCTTTCGTTTTCGCAAAAGAAGAATGAAACAATCGGTACAGAGACAGTAAACGTAGTAAAGCCCTATTCGCCAACGATTTCAGATGCTTTCAAAGTAAAAGAAACTCCTTCGCTTGACGATAGCGGAAATCAGCCAAAAGAAACGATAAAGTACAGTATTTTATCTGTTCCTGTCGCCTCTACCTTTACGCCTTCAAAAGGAAAAGCGGAAGGTGTTGAGAAATCTAAAAAAGAAAAATTATTTAACAATTATGCTACGCTAGGAGTAGGGAATTACGGAACTTTAAACGCTGAATTATTTGTCAATCAGGATTTAGGAAACAACGATTATGTGGCAGGTATGTTTCGTCACCATTCTTCTCAGGGAGGAATTAAAGGAGTAGAATTAAACGATGAGTTTTATGATACAGCATTGAATGTAGGATATGGGGTAAACAATCGTGATATGTCATGGAATGTCGATCTGGGTTATCAGAATCAATTGTACAACTGGTACGGTTTACCGGCTGATTTTGGGTCAACTTTAGCAGGACAAATGCGCGATGATTTAATAAGAGGAATTAATCCAAATCATTCGTATAATACCATTTCTTTAGGTGGTAATGTTGCTTTTACGGAAGGTGTTTTCAGTAAGATTTCGACAAAGTTTACGCATTTTTCAGATAGTTTTTCGTCATCAGAAAACCGTTTTTATGTAAAACCTTCTTTTAAGGTAGATATAATGGACCAGGCCATCAATACCAATATTATTGTAGATCACGTAAGCGGATCTTTCGAACATAATTATGCGTATGATAATACGAAGCCTTTGAAATACAGTCTGACTAATTTTGGAATTGAACCAAGTTTTGTAATGTTAGAAAATGATTGGACACTGGAGTTGGGAGCGGGTTTGTTTTATGGTTTGGATTCTGAAAACAGCGGAAACAAATTTTATATTTATCCAAAAGTAAATGCTTCCTATAAGCTGGTAGGAGATTTGATGATTTTTTATACAGGAGTAAATGGAGGTTTAAATCAAAATTCCTATGCTGATTTTGTGACTGAAAATCCGTTTTTATCTCCAACACTTTTAGTGAAACCTACCAATAATCAATATACTGTTTTTGCAGGTTTAAAAGGAAAGTTGGCCAACAATGTCAGTTACAATCTTACCGGTTCTTATTTAAATGAAAAAGATAAAGCACTATACAGAAGCAACGATTACACAGAAGATTTTTCTAATCAAAATTATGGTTTTGGAAACTCTTTTGGAGTGATTTACGATGATATCAGAACCTTCCGTTTTTATGGGGAATTAAAAGCTGATTTTTCTCAAAATGTTTCTTTCGGAATCAATGGAACCTTCAACAGTTACAAATATGATGGTATAGAAGCATGGAATTTGCCTTCTATGAAATTGAGTTCTAATCTGGATGTAAATATCACGAAACAATGGTATGCGGGACTGAATGTTTTCTTTGTGGGAGAACGAAAAGACATGCAGTCGAATGTAAATTTAGGAACCGATCCGGTGATTACAACACTAAAAAGCTATTTTGATGCCAATGCCCATCTGGGTTATAAATACAACGAGCGTTTGACCTGTTTCCTGAAATTGAATAATATAGGGAATCAGGCCTATGAAAAATGGCTGAATTATCCGGTACAAGGATTTCAGGTAGTAGTTGGAGCAAACTACAAATTCGATTTCTAG
- a CDS encoding GNAT family N-acetyltransferase, producing MEIKLRQENQNDHKSVFNLIEKAFEKEEYSDHREQFLVERLRKSDAFIPELSIVAEVENEMAGHILLTKLEIKNDTESFESLALAPVSVLPKFQGKGIGSKLIVHAHEVAKELGYKSVILLGHPDYYPRFGYELCEKYNIEMPFDVPAENCMVIPLTENGLSGVSGKVVYPTAFFE from the coding sequence ATGGAAATTAAACTCAGACAAGAAAATCAAAACGATCACAAAAGTGTTTTTAACCTCATTGAGAAAGCTTTTGAAAAAGAAGAATATAGTGACCATAGAGAACAGTTTTTGGTTGAAAGATTAAGGAAATCGGATGCTTTTATTCCGGAATTATCTATTGTTGCCGAAGTGGAGAATGAAATGGCAGGGCATATTTTATTGACGAAATTAGAAATTAAAAACGATACAGAATCTTTTGAATCTTTGGCATTGGCTCCTGTTTCAGTGTTACCAAAATTTCAAGGAAAGGGAATTGGTTCGAAACTTATCGTGCACGCTCATGAAGTCGCGAAAGAATTAGGATATAAATCAGTGATCTTATTAGGACATCCCGATTATTATCCGAGATTTGGTTATGAACTTTGTGAAAAATACAATATCGAAATGCCTTTCGATGTTCCGGCAGAAAATTGCATGGTGATTCCTTTAACCGAAAATGGATTGTCAGGAGTAAGCGGAAAAGTAGTTTATCCAACGGCTTTCTTTGAATAA
- a CDS encoding SH3 domain-containing protein → MTEVFKILETYKTQYKNPITLDKGEIVKLGEEETEEKWKGWIWADNGINGGWVPIQILEISEDNKEAKVLEYYTAKELDVDKDDEILKIKSLNGWTWARKIISNDEGWIPDEIIG, encoded by the coding sequence ATGACAGAAGTATTTAAAATTCTTGAAACCTATAAAACACAATATAAAAATCCTATTACTCTCGATAAGGGTGAGATTGTAAAATTAGGAGAAGAGGAAACAGAAGAAAAGTGGAAAGGGTGGATTTGGGCAGATAACGGAATTAATGGAGGCTGGGTACCCATTCAGATACTTGAAATTTCTGAGGATAATAAAGAGGCTAAAGTTTTAGAATATTACACTGCAAAAGAGCTCGATGTTGATAAAGACGATGAAATTTTAAAAATTAAAAGTTTAAACGGCTGGACATGGGCAAGAAAAATTATAAGTAATGATGAAGGATGGATTCCTGATGAAATAATAGGTTAA
- a CDS encoding MarR family winged helix-turn-helix transcriptional regulator, with the protein MTKSTDNTFSVEKPDDSSGFLLWQVTNLWQREIKKALEQYKITHSQFVLMASIHWLTLHKQEVTQIILSSHTKIDPMTTSTVLRTLQQKKYIKRQEHATDTRAKVVVLTDLGKEIAKKAIVTVENFDKKFFSILGSDTKNLNKNLIALLKQ; encoded by the coding sequence ATGACTAAATCAACAGATAACACTTTTAGTGTAGAGAAACCAGACGATAGTTCTGGTTTTTTGTTGTGGCAGGTAACTAATCTATGGCAGCGAGAAATTAAAAAAGCTTTAGAACAATACAAAATAACTCATTCACAATTTGTGCTTATGGCGAGTATACACTGGCTTACTCTTCATAAACAAGAAGTGACACAAATTATACTATCGTCACACACAAAAATAGATCCAATGACAACTTCTACAGTGCTTCGAACTTTACAACAAAAAAAATACATTAAAAGACAAGAACACGCTACAGATACCAGAGCAAAAGTTGTTGTACTTACTGATTTAGGCAAAGAAATTGCAAAAAAGGCAATCGTAACTGTAGAAAATTTTGATAAAAAATTCTTTTCGATATTAGGTTCAGACACTAAAAATCTAAATAAAAATCTTATCGCATTATTAAAGCAATAA
- a CDS encoding EVE domain-containing protein — protein MSRYWIATISKKHVKLAINGNFIQVCHGKEAPLKRMKQDDYIIIYSSKITMKENKKYQMFTAIGKVIDDHIYSFQMTEQFKPFRRNIEFLKCNEVSILPIIENLEFIPYKKHWGYPFRYGFFEINKNDFNFIASKMIL, from the coding sequence AAAACATGTAAAACTAGCCATTAATGGTAATTTCATTCAGGTCTGTCATGGAAAAGAAGCCCCTTTGAAAAGAATGAAACAAGATGATTATATCATAATATATTCTTCTAAGATAACAATGAAAGAAAATAAAAAGTACCAAATGTTTACTGCTATAGGAAAAGTCATTGATGATCATATTTATTCCTTTCAAATGACAGAACAATTCAAGCCATTTAGAAGAAATATAGAATTCTTAAAATGCAATGAAGTTTCTATACTTCCAATAATTGAAAATCTTGAATTTATCCCGTACAAAAAACATTGGGGTTATCCATTTCGATACGGTTTCTTTGAAATAAATAAAAATGATTTTAACTTTATAGCTTCAAAAATGATTTTATAA